GGCGCCGAATTGAGTCCGCTGCTTGACGTAGCAGACGGTCCGGTCGAGGAGGGCGAGTCCGACGCCGAGGGCCTGGGCGGCGGTGGTGAGACGGGCGAGCAGGAGGGCCTGCTCGATGGGCGGGGTGGCGGTGAGGAGTTCATCGGGGGCCAGGGCCGTGAGCCGGCGGGCCGGGTCGAGGGACGGGCGTACGGGGCCGTGGCCGGTGGCCCGGTGCAGGCCGTCGGGGGTGAGGACGAGACGGAGGTCGGCCGCGTCGCCGTCCAGGGCGTACGGGCTGTCGTACGCCACCGTCGCCATGTCCTCGCCCGACACGAGCCGCTTGACGAGGTCCGGCGTGGGGAGGAGCACGGCGGCCGTGACCGTCTCGACGAGCGGGCCGGGCACGGCATGGCGGCCCAACGCCATGAACGCGACGGCGAGTTCGACGGGGCGGACGCCGACACCGTCGTACTCCTCCGGGGCGGCCAGCGCGAACACCCCGGCCGCCGCGAGGCGCACCCACAGAGCGCGTCCGCTGCCGTGCTCGCCGCGACTCCACTCCCGTACGACGGAAGGGGTGTCCGCGCCGGTCAGCAGGGCCTCCAACGAGTCGGCGAACGCCCGCTGTTCGCGGTCGAGCACGAGCCGCATCAGCGTCGCCCCTTCGGCAGGCCCAGCAGGCGTTCGGCGATGATGTCGCGCTGGATCTCGTTCGTGCCCGCGTAGAGGGGGCCGGCGAGGGCGAAGACGTACCGCTCGGACCAGTCGGTGTCCGCCGACTCGCCCTCCGCGCCCAGCAGATCGAGGGCCGTTTCGGTGAGCGCGATGTCGTACTCGGACCAGAAGACCTTGTTCAGGCTGGACTCCGGGCCGAGGGACTCGCCGTCGAGGAAGCGGGAGGCGGCGGTCCAGGTGAAGAGCTGATAGGCGCGGGCGCCGATCAGGGCGTCGGCGACCCGGGCCTTGGTCCCGCCCGGGCTGCCCTGCTCGCGCCACAGGGCGTGCAGACGGTTCGCCGCCGCCAGATAGCGGCCGGGGGAGCGGAGCGTGAGCCCGCGTTCGTTGCCCGTCGCCGCCATCGCGATCCGCCAGCCCTGACCCGGCTCCCCGATCACGTCCGCGTCCGGCACGAACACCTCGTCCAGGAACAGCTCGGCGAAGGCCGGCTTGCCGTCGAGGCGGGCGATCGGACGGACCGTGACGCCTGGTGCGCGCAGGTCGAACATGAGGTACGTCAGGCCCTGATGGGGCTTCGGGGCGTCCGGGTCGCTGCGGAACAGGCCGAAGGCACGGTCGGCGAACGCGGCCCGGGACGACCAGGTCTTCTGGCCGCTCAGCAGCCAGCCCCCGTCCGTACGCACCGCCTTGGAGCGCAGCGACGCCAGATCCGAACCCGCCTCCGGCTCGGACCACGCCTGCGCCCAGACCACCTCGCCCCGGGCCATCGGCGGCAGCACCCGCGTCCGTTGCTCCTGCGTGCCATGGTCGAAGAGGGTCGGTGCGAGGAGGCTGATGCCGTTCTGGTTGACGCGCCCGGGGGCGCCGGCGGCGTAGTACTCCTCCTCGAAGAGCAGCCAGCGGACCAGCCCCGCGTCCCGGCCGCCGTACTCCGTCGGCCAGTCGACCGCCGACCAGCGCTCCGTGGCCAGTTCGGCCTCCCAGGCGCGATGGGCCGCGAAGCCCTCCGCCGTCTCCAGGGAGGGGAGGGGAGCCGCCGGGACGTGCGCCAGGAGCCATGCCCTGGCCTCCTCCCGGAACGCCACCTCCTCCGGTGTGAAGGCGAGATCCATCGGCGAACCGTCCTTCCCTAACAAGTGTTTGGTAGGTTAGCGTGACGCCATGACAGGCGTCGAGAGTCCGGTGTACGAGCCGGGGCACGGGCTGCTGACAGGCCGCACCGCCGTCATCACCGCCGCCGCGGGCGCGGGCATCGGCGGGGCGACCGCGCGGCGCTTCCTGGAGGAGGGCGCGCGCGTGATCGTCAGCGACGCGCATGTGCGGCGGCTCAAGGAGTACGAGGCCCAGCTGGCCGGTGAGTTCGGGGAAGCGGCGGTGCGGGCTGTTGCCTGTGATGTCACCGATGAGACACAGGTGCACGCGCTCTTCGAGGCCGCCGTACAGACTCATGGGCGATTGGACGTCGTCGTCAACAACGCCGGGCTCGGCGGGACTTCACCTCTGGTCGACATGGCGGACGAGCAGTGGTCCCGGGTCCTCGACGTCACCCTCAACGGCACCTTCCGGTGCACCCGGGCCGCCCTGCGGCTGATGCGGGAGAGCGGGGGCGGCGTCATCGTCAACAACTCCTCCGTCGTGGGCTGGCGGGCCCAGGCCGGGCAGGCGCACTACGCGGCGGCGAAGGCGGGGGTCATGGCGTTGACGCGGTGCGCGGCGATCGAGGCGGCCGAGTTCGGGGTGCGGGTCAACGCGGTGGCGCCGAGTCTCGCCATGCATCCGCACCTCGTGAAGGTGACCTCCGCGGAGCTGCTGGCCGAGCTGACCGCGCGGGAGGCGTTCGGGCGGTACGCGGAGCCCTGGGAGGTGGCCAACGTGATCGTGTTCCTGGCGTCGGGCTACTCGTCGTACCTGACGGGCGAGGTCGTCGCGGTCAGCTCCCAGCACCCGTAGGACGACAATGGACCCGTGCCGACCAAGAAGAAGCCCCAGGTGACCGCCGCGCCCGCCCGGCGCCGCGAACTCCTCGACACCGCCGCCGAGGTTTTCGCCGAGCAGGGCTACAACGCCACCACCGTCCGCAAGATCGCGGACCACGCGGGCATGCTCGCGGGCAGCCTCTACTACCACTTCGACTCCAAGGAATCGATGCTGGAGGAGATCCTGCGGACCTTCCTCGACGAGCTCTGGGCCGGTTACGACACCGTCCTGGAGGCCGAGCTGGACCCGCGCGAGACCCTTGAGGCCCTCGTCACCGAGTCGTTCCGGGAGATCGACCGGCACCGCGCCGCCGTCGCGATCTACCAGAAGGAGAGCAAGCAGCTCGTCACGCAGGAGCGGTTCGGCTTCCTCGCCGAGTCGCAGCGCAGGTTCGAGAAGGCGTGGCTGTCCACGCTGGAGCGCGGGGTCGCCGCCCGGGTCTTCCGGGCCGACCTCGACATGCGGCTCGCCTACCGCTTCGTGCGCGACACCGTCTGGGTCGCCGCGTCCTGGTACCGGCCCGGCGGACAGCACAGCCCGGAGGAGATCGCCCGGCAGTACCTGTCGATGGTGCTGGACGGGATCGCCGTACGCGAATAACCCCTATCTGGCAGGGAGTTGTCATGGCCGAGGCCTACATCGTCGAAGCGGTGCGGACGCCCGTCGGGCGGCGCGGGGGAGGACTCAGCGCGGTCCACCCGGCCGACCTGGGCGCGCATGTGCTCAAGGAGCTCGTCGCGCGGGCGGGGGTGGACCCGGGGGCCGTCGAGGACGTGGTCTTCGGCTGCCTCGACGCGGTGGGGCCACAGGCCGGGGACATCGCGCGGACCGCATGGCTCGCCGCCGGGCTGCCCGAGGAGGTGCCGGGCGTGACCGTGGACCGCCAGTGCGGCTCCTCCCAGCAGGCCGTGCACTTCGCGGCGCAGGGCGTGCTGTCCGGGACGCAGGACCTGGTCGTCGCCGGCGGGGTGCAGAACATGTCGATGATCCCGATCGCCTTCGCCACCCGCCAGGCCGCCGAGCCGCTCGGCCTCACTCAGGGACCCTTCGCGGGCAGCGCGGGCTGGCAGGCGCGGTACGCGGGCAAGCCGGTGAACCAGTTCGTCGGCGCCGAGATGATCGCCGCGAAGTGGGGGATCAGCCGGCAGGACCAGGAGGAGTTCGCCCTGCGCTCCCATCAGCGGGCGGTACGGGCCATCGACGAGGGACGCTTCGCACGGGAGACCGTGGCGTACGGGGACGTGGGCGTCGACGAGGGGCCGCGCCGGGACACCTCACTGGAGAAGATGGCCAATCTGAAGCCGGTCGTCGACGGCGGCACCGTCACGGCCGCCTGCTCCTCCCAGGTCTCCGACGGCGCCGCCGCGATGCTGCTGGCCTCCGAGCGGGCGGTACGGGAACACGGGCTCACGCCCCGCGCGCGCGTGCACCACCTCTCCGTGCGCGGCGAGGACCCCATCCGCATGCTCACCGCGCCCATCCCGGCCACCGCCCACGCCCTGAAGAAGACCGGGCTCTCCCTCGACGCCATCGACCTCGTCGAGATCAACGAGGCCTTCGCACCGGTGGTGCTGGCCTGGCTGAAGGAGACGGGGGCGGACCCCGAGAAGGTCAACGTCAACGGCGGGGCGATCGCGCTGGGGCATCCGCTGGGGGCCACGGGCGTGAAGCTGATGACGACCCTGCTGCATGAACTGGAGCGCACAGGTGGGCGGTTCGGGCTCCAGACGATGTGCGAGGGCGGGGGACAGGCCAACGTGACGATCATTGAGCGGCTTTGAGAGCCTGAAGGGTCTCGTCGGCCTCCTTCATGATCCGCTCCACCAGCTCCGCGCACGACGGCAGGTCGTCGATCACCCCGGCGACCTGCCCGGACGCCATCACCCCGAGATCCGTACGGCCGTCCACCATCGCCGACCTGAGCAGCATCGGCGTGTTGGCGGCGAGCAGGACCTGACTCCAGGTGAGGTCCTTGCCGTGCTTCATGGCGAGGCCGTCGTGGATCATCCTGCGCCAGCTGAGTCCGGACACCCGGCGGAACCCGGTCGCGTGCCTGACGGCTCTCAACAGGGCTCTCCCGCGGCCGGAGTTCTCCAGTGCCGTCACCAGGTCGGTGCGCAGCATCCGGTGCGGCAGACCGTCGACCGCCCGCGTCACCGTCACGTCCCGCACGGTCGCCGCGAGATAGCGCGCCTTCACCGCGTCCGGCACCGTCGAGTCCGACGTCAGCAGGAACCGCGTGCCCATCGCCACGCCCGCCGCCCCGTACGACAGGGCCGCGACCAGACCGCGCCCGTCGAAGAAGCCGCCCGCCGCGACGACCGGGATGTCCACCGCGTCGACCACCTGCGGCAGCAGCACGGTCGTCGCCACCTCGCCGGTGTGCCCGCCGCCCTCCCCGCCCTGCACGATCACCGCGTCCGCGCCCCATGCCGCGACCTTCTCGGCATGGCGGCGGGCCCCGACAGAGGGGATGACCACGACGTCCGCCGCCTTGAGCCGGGCGATCAGCTCGGGGGAGGGCGCCAGCGCGAACGAGGCCACCCGTACGCCCTCGTCGAGCATGATCGACACACGCTCCCCGGCGTCCGCCGCGTCCGCCCGCAGATTCACGCCGAAGGGGGCGTCCGTACGGGATCTGACCTCGCGGATCGCCGTGCGCAGCTGGTCCGGGGTCATCGTCGCCGAGGCCAGGATGCCGAGCGCGCCCGCGTTCGCCGTGGCCGACACCAGACGGGGGCCCGCCACCCAGCCCATGCCGGTCTGCACGACGGGGTGCCGGACCCCGACGAGCCGGGTGAGTGCCGTGTCCATCAGGCGGCGACCTCCCAGGTACGGTGGCCGGCCGGGTCGAGCACCTCACGGATCAGCCGCAGTTCCTCGGCGGTCGGTTCGCGGGTGTACGGCACCTCGTCCCCGACCGTCAGCGCGAAACCGGTCGCCTCCCGGACCTCGGCGACATCCACCCCGGGATGCAGCGACGCCAGCCGCATCGAATGGTCCGGCGTCGCGAAGTCGAGGACGCCGAGGTCGGTGACGACGCGGGGGATGCGGTGGAAGCGTGCCCCGGCGGCGTGGTCGTACCCCACCCCGCACACCATGTCGACCTTCTCCACGAAGACCCGCCGGGAGTGCCGGGGCACCCAGTAACTGGTGGGATTGTTCAGGGTGTTGACCGGCGCGCCGCGCACCCCGAGGAGCTGCCGCTTCGGGCGCTCCCAGGCGCCGATGCAGGAGATGTTCTGGTTCCCGTACCGGTCGATCTGGCTCGCGCCCATCATCACGTGCCGCCGCCCGCCGGTGACCAGGGCCAGATGCTGCCGGTACGGCAGCCAGCCCTCGACGGTGCCGTCCGGGCGGACCAGCATCGCCTCGCCGTCGGTCAGCAGCAGGTCGGGTGCGAAGGTGAGGCGGGCCAGCCGGGCGCCCAGGGAGGGGATCAGGCCCATGGGGCTCGCGAGGATCTCGCCCGCGTCGCGCCAGGCCTCGGCGCAGGCGATCACGCAGTACTCGGCGCGGGTCGCGGTCATGTCGTCCTCCCG
This DNA window, taken from Streptomyces sp. NBC_00663, encodes the following:
- a CDS encoding SDR family oxidoreductase; translation: MTGVESPVYEPGHGLLTGRTAVITAAAGAGIGGATARRFLEEGARVIVSDAHVRRLKEYEAQLAGEFGEAAVRAVACDVTDETQVHALFEAAVQTHGRLDVVVNNAGLGGTSPLVDMADEQWSRVLDVTLNGTFRCTRAALRLMRESGGGVIVNNSSVVGWRAQAGQAHYAAAKAGVMALTRCAAIEAAEFGVRVNAVAPSLAMHPHLVKVTSAELLAELTAREAFGRYAEPWEVANVIVFLASGYSSYLTGEVVAVSSQHP
- a CDS encoding CoA-transferase subunit beta; the protein is MTATRAEYCVIACAEAWRDAGEILASPMGLIPSLGARLARLTFAPDLLLTDGEAMLVRPDGTVEGWLPYRQHLALVTGGRRHVMMGASQIDRYGNQNISCIGAWERPKRQLLGVRGAPVNTLNNPTSYWVPRHSRRVFVEKVDMVCGVGYDHAAGARFHRIPRVVTDLGVLDFATPDHSMRLASLHPGVDVAEVREATGFALTVGDEVPYTREPTAEELRLIREVLDPAGHRTWEVAA
- a CDS encoding TetR/AcrR family transcriptional regulator; its protein translation is MPTKKKPQVTAAPARRRELLDTAAEVFAEQGYNATTVRKIADHAGMLAGSLYYHFDSKESMLEEILRTFLDELWAGYDTVLEAELDPRETLEALVTESFREIDRHRAAVAIYQKESKQLVTQERFGFLAESQRRFEKAWLSTLERGVAARVFRADLDMRLAYRFVRDTVWVAASWYRPGGQHSPEEIARQYLSMVLDGIAVRE
- a CDS encoding NAD(P)H-dependent flavin oxidoreductase, which gives rise to MDTALTRLVGVRHPVVQTGMGWVAGPRLVSATANAGALGILASATMTPDQLRTAIREVRSRTDAPFGVNLRADAADAGERVSIMLDEGVRVASFALAPSPELIARLKAADVVVIPSVGARRHAEKVAAWGADAVIVQGGEGGGHTGEVATTVLLPQVVDAVDIPVVAAGGFFDGRGLVAALSYGAAGVAMGTRFLLTSDSTVPDAVKARYLAATVRDVTVTRAVDGLPHRMLRTDLVTALENSGRGRALLRAVRHATGFRRVSGLSWRRMIHDGLAMKHGKDLTWSQVLLAANTPMLLRSAMVDGRTDLGVMASGQVAGVIDDLPSCAELVERIMKEADETLQALKAAQ
- a CDS encoding acetyl-CoA C-acetyltransferase; translation: MAEAYIVEAVRTPVGRRGGGLSAVHPADLGAHVLKELVARAGVDPGAVEDVVFGCLDAVGPQAGDIARTAWLAAGLPEEVPGVTVDRQCGSSQQAVHFAAQGVLSGTQDLVVAGGVQNMSMIPIAFATRQAAEPLGLTQGPFAGSAGWQARYAGKPVNQFVGAEMIAAKWGISRQDQEEFALRSHQRAVRAIDEGRFARETVAYGDVGVDEGPRRDTSLEKMANLKPVVDGGTVTAACSSQVSDGAAAMLLASERAVREHGLTPRARVHHLSVRGEDPIRMLTAPIPATAHALKKTGLSLDAIDLVEINEAFAPVVLAWLKETGADPEKVNVNGGAIALGHPLGATGVKLMTTLLHELERTGGRFGLQTMCEGGGQANVTIIERL
- a CDS encoding acyl-CoA dehydrogenase family protein yields the protein MRLVLDREQRAFADSLEALLTGADTPSVVREWSRGEHGSGRALWVRLAAAGVFALAAPEEYDGVGVRPVELAVAFMALGRHAVPGPLVETVTAAVLLPTPDLVKRLVSGEDMATVAYDSPYALDGDAADLRLVLTPDGLHRATGHGPVRPSLDPARRLTALAPDELLTATPPIEQALLLARLTTAAQALGVGLALLDRTVCYVKQRTQFGAPIGVFQAVKHQLADAKIALEFAGPLVYAAALTLDPADVAAAKVTACEAAYATARTALQLHGAIGYTAEYDLSLWLTKARALRTAWGSPEQCRDTVLSGDRRW
- a CDS encoding acyl-CoA dehydrogenase family protein, producing MDLAFTPEEVAFREEARAWLLAHVPAAPLPSLETAEGFAAHRAWEAELATERWSAVDWPTEYGGRDAGLVRWLLFEEEYYAAGAPGRVNQNGISLLAPTLFDHGTQEQRTRVLPPMARGEVVWAQAWSEPEAGSDLASLRSKAVRTDGGWLLSGQKTWSSRAAFADRAFGLFRSDPDAPKPHQGLTYLMFDLRAPGVTVRPIARLDGKPAFAELFLDEVFVPDADVIGEPGQGWRIAMAATGNERGLTLRSPGRYLAAANRLHALWREQGSPGGTKARVADALIGARAYQLFTWTAASRFLDGESLGPESSLNKVFWSEYDIALTETALDLLGAEGESADTDWSERYVFALAGPLYAGTNEIQRDIIAERLLGLPKGRR